One Candidatus Flexicrinis proximus DNA window includes the following coding sequences:
- the coaBC gene encoding bifunctional phosphopantothenoylcysteine decarboxylase/phosphopantothenate--cysteine ligase CoaBC, which yields MSILKGKRIVLGVTGSIAVYKAVDLASKLTQAGALVDVVMTAAAREFVMPLAFQAVTGRVVYTDLWHAESGDGLPTHIAHVGLGEGADLFAIIPATANTLAKLAAGLADDLISVTALANRAPLMVAPAMDGGMYSHEATQANIATLLSRRVTLIEPEIGRMASGLEGRGRLPETSQLMGEIRRALGKSGALKGRRVVVTAGGTQEPIDPVRYITNRSSGKQGYAIAQAAVDAGAEVVLISTVDLPIPVGVQLQPVRSADDMLRVTTAQAALSDALIMAAAVADFTPEVVAEHKIKKQDGQSGLALELKRTADILGEISAHKQEQPRVTVGFSAESQDLLDNAQSKLMRKGLDFIVANDISAADAGFAVDDNRVVVLTRAGERVEYPLQSKTAVAEMIVGRVAGLLAAQG from the coding sequence ATTTCGATCCTGAAGGGCAAACGAATCGTTCTTGGCGTGACGGGGAGCATCGCCGTCTATAAGGCCGTCGATCTGGCGAGCAAGCTGACCCAGGCTGGCGCGTTGGTTGACGTAGTCATGACTGCGGCGGCCCGTGAATTTGTCATGCCGCTTGCATTTCAGGCGGTGACTGGACGCGTCGTCTATACAGATCTCTGGCATGCGGAGTCCGGCGATGGGCTGCCTACACATATCGCGCATGTCGGGCTCGGCGAAGGTGCCGATCTGTTCGCGATAATCCCTGCCACGGCAAACACTCTGGCAAAACTGGCTGCGGGACTTGCCGACGACCTCATCTCAGTCACCGCATTGGCAAATCGCGCTCCTTTGATGGTTGCTCCTGCGATGGATGGCGGGATGTATTCGCATGAGGCGACACAGGCCAATATCGCCACACTGCTCTCGCGCCGGGTAACCCTGATTGAACCGGAAATTGGCCGAATGGCGTCAGGACTCGAAGGGCGGGGCAGGTTACCGGAGACGTCTCAGCTTATGGGCGAAATCCGGCGCGCATTGGGAAAATCCGGCGCGCTGAAAGGCCGGCGAGTAGTTGTCACCGCGGGCGGCACCCAGGAGCCAATCGACCCGGTCAGATACATCACCAACCGTTCCAGCGGCAAACAGGGCTATGCCATCGCGCAGGCCGCCGTTGACGCAGGCGCGGAAGTCGTCTTGATCTCCACCGTTGATCTGCCTATTCCCGTCGGAGTTCAGCTTCAACCGGTGCGTTCCGCTGACGATATGCTCAGGGTAACGACTGCTCAGGCGGCACTGTCGGATGCACTTATCATGGCTGCGGCAGTTGCAGACTTCACGCCCGAGGTTGTCGCTGAACACAAGATAAAGAAACAGGACGGCCAGAGTGGACTCGCGCTTGAGCTCAAACGCACAGCCGATATTCTCGGAGAAATCAGTGCCCACAAACAAGAGCAGCCGCGGGTCACGGTAGGATTTTCCGCCGAGAGCCAGGACCTTCTCGACAACGCGCAGTCAAAACTCATGCGTAAAGGACTTGATTTCATCGTAGCGAACGACATAAGCGCTGCTGACGCCGGGTTTGCGGTAGACGACAATCGCGTAGTTGTCCTGACGCGCGCAGGTGAGCGCGTTGAGTATCCTCTGCAGTCAAAGACCGCTGTTGCTGAAATGATCGTGGGGCGTGTCGCCGGCCTCCTGGCTGCACAGGGGTAG